The nucleotide sequence CAGACAGTCACATTCCCATCGACATCTCCTCCGGCCAGCCAACTACCATCCGGCGCACCAGCGATACTTGTAATACCACTCGAACGAGCAACGGGGGACATGCGATCGAAACCTGGCTTGACACTCCAAATCTGCAAGATGCTATCCGTGTATCGTGCCGCCAGCCAGGTGCCATCAGGAGAAATCACTAAAGCGGTAACACCTTTACCGTAACCATCGACCTCGAACTCAGGCTTCCAGGTGTCGACATTCCAGACAGTTAACTTGCCTCTTGTATCGGCCCCAGCAAGCCAACGGCCGCAGACCGCAGTGGTCAATAACTCCACTTCGCAGCCATATTGATCACAGCAGAATAACTCAACCACGACACGACAGGTTGCCGTCTCTAAAATCCGCACCGAGCCTAGCGTAGTCCCAACCGCAATCCATTCCCCATTTTGCGCAACCGCCAATGCTCCCGAGCTTGCGATGCGTGGAGCAAAGTCAAACCACGCACGTTTCTTTGCGACATCCCAAACTCGCACGTCGCCACCACGAGTCGCGCCAACAACCCATTTCCCATCAGGCCCAGCAATAAAACCATCCACAGCAGATTCTGAAGCAAGTTGTTCCTCGTCGCCAATGTCGCGTATGGACGTATCCCAGATCTGCACGCTGCCAACGTCAGCAACACTGGCGAGCCAGCTCCCGTCTGGCGCCGCTAGCAGGATTGGCTTATTTCTGACATTGCCCGCAAGAAGCTCCTTTTCGCGCTCTACCTGCATATACCAGAGGTGCACCGTTGTATCCTGGGTTGCACTCGCAATCCAGGATCCATCTGGCGCAACTACTAAGTCGCCCATGCTTCGAATAGAACTAGGACACTGAAACAGCTCTCCCGAAGGAACTCGCCAAGCATACATAGTGCCATAGAAAGCAGATGCCGCAAGCCAAGCTCCACTCAGGGCTGCGGCCAAAGAAATCGGTCCACCTCGATCTTTACTGATCAGAAGTATCTGCACCCAAGTTGCAGCGTCCCAGACTTGCACGCTTTTACCGAATCCACCTGCCGCCAACCAGTTTCCACTCGGCGCCACCGCAAGCGCCGTAGTTTCTTCGGCACCACACTCAAGGCGAGCGACTTCTCGCCATTTCACGGCATCCCAGACGCGGACAAATTTTCCGTAGCCAGCACCTGCGAGCCAACTTCCATCCGGAGCACCAACCAATATTCGCAGTTCACCGGGCCCGCCAGACAGTTTTGCCATCAATCGCCCAGTTGCCACACTCCAAACGCGAACCACGGTATCATTTACGGCAACGGCAATCCATTCTCCGTTCGCAGATACGATCAGAGATTTCAGATTACCGACGCGACACTTGAGTCGAAGACGCGGGCGGTGCTCGGGTCGCGGTTCGCCCTGCGGGTGATGGACTGGCGCGACTCGAACATCGTGCTCGGCGAGCAGATGAACACGCGCGGGTTCGACTCGTCCCGGCTGCTCCCCTCTCACAAGGGCGTCGGAATCCTGCGGCCGGACGGCGACACATCGGTCGGCGCCGATGTGCTGGCCATGACGGTTCGGACGTACTACATGCCGAACGAGGACTGGCGGACCATCTGCGAACAGGGCCGGACGCTGCGCGAAGCGGCTGGGACGCTCACCGGGCACGCGGCCGGACAGGACACCATGCCGGTCCTTGACCATGCGGCCGCGGTCAAGGCAATCGGCGCAGGTCACGCGGTTGACGCGGTTCAGTCACCTGGTGAGCTGCCCGAGGTGCTCGCGTCGCTCGTCGAGTACCTGGGCGATGACCTGAGCCCGGACGGCAGGGACTTCGTCCCAACGGCCGAGCTGCTGAGCGCTCTGGAGATCGACCGGAAGACGTTCGCGCAGCAGATGACCGACGCGGGATGCCGGCCGACGCGAGACCGCGTGACCAGCGAAGACGGCGAGACACGGCAGGTACGCGGGTACCTCACGGCTGAAATCAGGATCGCTATCGACCGCGCGGCCGCTGGCACCGGGGCGGCAGACGAGGACGATCAGCGATGAGCGCCGCTCGTTCCGAAGATCCGCCGATCCGGGTTATTCTACCTGCGGGATTGCCCGAGCTAACGCCTGCTGTTGCGCGTGCACTGCTGGCCGTTCTGATCGAAGTTACTGAGGTGCCGGTGCTGGACGCGCTGGCGGAGGAGGTGAACCGTGGCAGCTGAAATCATCAGCGACCCGTGGTCGACCCTGGACGACATTCTCGGTCTTGAGGTCGCCGACGTGGCGGACGACGGGATCGGAGCGTTGGCGGGCTACGGCCGGTGCTCAACTGAGGACAACCAGGACCCGGAGACCTCGCGCGGTTGGCAGTTCGGGAACGCGCGGAAGTTCGTCGAGCCGCTCGGCGGGCAGATCGTGGCGGAGTTCTTCGACATCGGTCAGTCGCGGTCCGTCCCGTGGGAACGGAGAACCGAGAGCGCGCGGCTGCTCGCAGAGTTGAAGAATCCGCGCCGTGGGTGGGATGCCATCGTGGTCGGTGAAGGCACCCGCTGTTGGTTCGGCAACCAGTTCTCCCTGATCGCGCCGAAGTTTGCGGCCTATGGCGTGGATCTGTGGGTGCCGGAGCTGGGCGGGAAGTACGACGCGCGGAACCCGTCGCACAAGATGCTGATGAGCGTGCTCGGCGGGATGAGCGAGTCGGAGCGCCAGCACGTTCAGGCGCGCGTTCGTGCGGCGATGGACGCGCAGGTGATCAACGAAGGACGACACCAAGGCGGCCGGGCGCCGTACGGGTACATCGTTGTCGACAGTGGTCCTCACCCGAATCCGCGGAAGGCTGCCGAAGGGTTCAAGTTGCGTGCTTTGGCGCTCGACGAGACGACGGCGGACGTCGTGCGGCGAATCTTCGCCGAGTACCTCGACGGCAACGGTGACCGGGCGATCGCCAACCTGCTGAATCGGGACGGTATTCCTTGTCCCTCCGCGCATCGGCGGGAGCAGAACCGACACCGGCTTGCGGACGGCTGGCAGGGCAGCTCGGTGCGGGCGATCTTGGACAATCCGCGGTACACCGGCTACGCGATCTTCGGGCGCTGGACGAAACACGAGACGTTGCTTGACCCTGAGGACGTCGCCGCGGGCCACGTGGTGCGGTTCAAGCGCGCTGCTCCGGACCGGATCGTACGGTCGCGCGTGCAGGCCCATCCGGCGATCGTGTCCGTGGAAACGTTCACGCAGGCTCAACTACTGCGCCGGTCGAAGTCGGCAGGTGGGCTGAAGACGGCGCGCAAGGCCGAGCGGGGCGCCCGGAAGACCGCGCGGTCCTATCTGCTGCGTGGTCTGGTCCGATGCGGAGTTTGCGGCCGGAAGATGCAAGGCGCCACGATCAGGAAGGGCTCCTACTACCGCTGCACCTCACGGACCATGGCGCCCGGCTCACCGAAACTGGCGGACCACCCGACGACGGTCAATCTGCGCGAGGGCGTGGTCGTCGAGGCGATCAACGGATGGCTTCACGAGTTGTTCCACCCGGACAACCGCGACCGAACAGCGGCCGCGCTACTCGGCTCGGACGGCAGTCAGGCCAACGGTGGTCCGCTCGAAGCGGCACGAAACCGGCTGGCAGACGCGGAGGCGAGGCTCCAGCGGTATCAGGCAGCGATCGCGGCCGGCGTCGAGCCCGAAGCCCTCGTCGCCCCGATCAACCAAGCACAGGCCGAACGAGCGGCCGCGAAAGCGCAGATCGAGAGCGTTCCAGCCGATTCGACGGTAAGCCGCGCCGAGATCTACGCGAGGATCGACGCTCTCGGCGATGTCTGCGGGACCTTGGCCGACGCGACCACGGCTGGCATGAGCCGCCTGTACCGCGCCCTGAACCTGGAGCTACGCTACGAACCAAAAGAGCTGGCCGTCTATGCGACGACCAGCCCGGGTGTAGATAGTGCGTGTGTCCGAGGGGGGACTTGAACCCCCACGCCCGTTAAGGGCACTAGCACCTCAAGCTAGCGCGTCTGCCATTCCGCCACTCGGACCTGCTGAGAAAAGAGTATACGGCCACCCCGCCCCCTCGTTCAGGGGGGTCCGGGTCCGCGCACGAGCAGGGTCTGGCATGATCGGCCGGTTTCGCCACCCTGCATCGATCCAGGTGCGTCCTCTGCCTGCGAAACGCCCTTGCTCATACGGTTTACAAGACCCGCTCTGCTTCCTAGGATTCGCCGGGCAAGCCAGCGCGTTCTAGCGCCCCTCAGGACCTGGAGGTTCGGTATGGCGCGCGCAGGGTGGCAGTCTGATGATGAGATTTCCGTTGACGAGCTGCTGCGGGAAACCGGGGCCATGCCTCGGTCGCTGGATGCCTCCGAGCCCCATGTGCGGGTGCGTGAGGATGACACCGGGGCCGGCTATCGGGAACGGCTCGAGCAGCGGGCGCGGGAGGCCGCCGCCGCTCAGCAGCGGGCCGGGCGGCGGATTCGGTGGGTGTCCGCCCTCTGCGGGGGCCTTGTCGTCATCGGGAGCCTGGTGATCATTGCCGTCACCTCGGAGAGCTCGCCCGGGCGGCAAGTCGCCATGGCTCCTGATCCGCTTGCCCCCGCCACCACTTCGCGAACCGTCGCCACCACGGCGCCGAGCCCCACGCCGGTGCCCACCGTTCTGCGGCAGATCTCGACCTCCGCGTCGCCCACGACGGCGGCGCCCAAGACCACCGCCGCCACCAGCCAGACCCAGGTTGCCGCGCCGCCCGCTCCGGTCGCCTCGTGCACCGTCCACTACGCCGTCACCGACCAGTGGAACAACGGGTTCACCGCCGGCGTCGCCGTCACCAACACCGGCAACCAGACGATCGAACCGTGGACCGCCGGCTGGACCTTCACCGCCGGGCAACGGGTCACCCACAGCTGGAACGGCGACTACTCCCAGAGCGGCTCGCGGGTCACCATGAAGGCGGTTTCCTACAACCTGACCCTCGCCCCGGGCGCGACCGTCAACATCGGCTTCAACGGCGCCTTCGACCACGGCAACCCCACGCCCGTCGGCTTCACCCTCAACGGCGCCTCCTGCGGGACGAACTAGACCGTGTCCTCCGGACGGCGACGGCCCAGCGTCGCCTCCGGGTGCTCGGTGCGGCGGTCGGAGTCGCGCAGGACCTCGCGGGCCTGGCCCTCGGGGTCCGCACTGTCGACGGCCTGCTCTTCCGGCAGCAGCTCGGCGCGGGTTTCGGTCCGGTCAGGAGTGTCGGTCATGCTTCGCAGGTACCCGGTCCGGAGCGATCTCAGACACCGCGCAGCCAGCCGAACGCGAGCGCGACGACCAGCCCGGCGACCATCAGCACGAGGACGCCGGTGAGGACCAGCCACAGCACCGGCATCGCCTTGGACGGCATCGGCTGCGGGTGCGACAACCCCGACGTCTGAGCGGAGTCGGGTGGTGTGCTGCCCGGGGGCACCCCGCCCCCGGCTTCCAGGTCCGGGGTCCGGCGGGGGTCCGGATCCGGGGGTTCGGCGGTCATGGCGGCACCGTCCTTCCGTCGCTCCCGCGGCGGGTGCCCGGGCCGGCGGCCGGGCAAACCGGTCAATCCCGGGAGCGGCGGTTGCCGGCCGCGTCGCGACGCAGCTGGTCGGTGTGGGCCGAGATTTCGCCGAGCTGCTCGGCCAGTCCGGCGTGTGCGCCGGTCAGGTGCGGCTGGGCGGCGGCCAGCGGCGGGAGCAGCGTCGCCGGGTCGTCGTCGCCGAGGGCCGCGCCGAGGCGGTCGGCGCTGGCCTGGCCGGCCGGGCCCAGCCCGTCGAGTGCGCTGACCCGGCCGGCGAGCTGGCGCAGGATCGCGGAGTTGCGGCGGGCCCAGTCGGCGACGGCCCGGTCGCCCGCGCGCCGGTCGCGTTCCGCGTCGACCCGCGCTTCGCCGGTCTTCTCGCCGGTGTGCGACGGCTGCAGCCGCAGGTAGCGCCGTTCCGCGGCCTGTCGGCTCGCGACGCCCAGCGCGGGCGCGAGCGCCACCCAGCTGGCACCGGCCGCCCTGGCCGCCGCGATCAGCTCCGGTTCCCAGCTCGCCAGCTCCTCGCGCAGCAGCCGCAGGCCGGACAGCGCGTCCAGCACCCGGGCCTGGTCGCCCGTCCCGGCCCGGGCGGCCGCGACCACCTCCTGGATCCGGCGCAGCACGCCGGTGGGATCGATCCCGTCCATCACGTCATCCTTTCGACGACCCACGTCTTGTCATCGTTTTGACGACATGCTAGAACAGGTCCGCGTGTTGACACCAGAGTCGACGAGTTCCAGGAGGTGGATCCCGATGTTGATGCGCACCGATCCGTTCCGTGACCTCGACCGTTTCGCCCAGCAGGTCTTCGGCGCCGGCACCTGGTCGAAGCCGGCCGCGATGCCGATGGACGCCTACCGCGCCGGCGACGAGTTCGTGGTGTGCTTCGACCTGCCCGGCGTCGATCCCGGCGCCGTCGAGCTGGACATCGAGCGCAACGTCCTCACCGTCAAGGCCGAACGACGGCCGCTGCCGACCGGTGACGACGTCCGGATGCACGTCTCCGAGCGGCGGCTGGGCGTGTTCTCCCGCCAGCTGTTCCTCGGCGACACCCTGGACACCGAGCACATCACCGCGAACTACGACGCCGGGGTGCTGACCGTCCGCATCCCGATCGTCGAGAAGGCGAAGCCACGGCGCATCGAGGTCGGCGGCGCCGGCGATCGCACGCAGCTCGAGGCCTGACCCCCAGGGCGAGCCGGCTCAGGGCCGTTCGACGCGGAAGACCGCGATGCGTTCCGCGGCCGCCGCAACGGCGTTCGGCGTCGCTGCGTCCGCCAGGCCGGTGGTCACGAACCGCTTTCCCACGCTCGGCGGGCTCGATTCGACGAGCCGGCGCAAGACCGGCCGACGCTCCGCCACGGGCAGCTCGGCCAGGCGGGCGACCGACGAACGGCGGCCGCGGGTGAGCGTCACCTCACCCGCGGCCCGCACGTTCGCCACCCAGGCCGCCTTCGGATAGGCCTGGACGATGTAGCGGGCACCGTCGATGGGGATGACCGCGATCGGGAACGTGCGGGGGACGCCGGTGCGCCGCCCGGGCACCGTGAGCAGTTGCATCGGGCCGAAGGCGACACCGAGCCGCTGCAGGCCCACGACGATCTTGTTGCCGGCGTTGACCATCCGGCGGTAGCTCTGCGCTGTTGTCATACCCCGACGGTACACGAATTCATACGAAACTCATACGATCTGTCCGTCATATCTCCTCGCGGTCGGGACCGGGCTTCGGCTCCGGCGGCAGCGGGTCCGGCACCGGCACGCCGGGTTCCGGCAGTGGCTGGTCCGGCCCCGGGTCCGGGCCCACGGGAGCGGGCTGGATCGGTTCGGGCGGTATCGGGGGTGCGGTCGACATCGGTCTTCCCTCCGCCTCACTGCGCCGCCCGTGATTCGGACGGCGATCATCCAGAGGGGCTACCCGCTGTGGCGGGTCGGGGAAACTCGTTGACCCTGACACCGTGTCAGGCGCTATCCCGGAGCCATGACACCTTTCCGCACCGCGATCGAGGTGGCTGCCGGGATCCGCCGCGGCGAGCTCTCGGCGCGTGACCTGACCGAAGAGCTCTTCGCCCGCATCGACGCCTCGACCGTCAACGCGGTTATCGCGACCTGC is from Amycolatopsis mediterranei and encodes:
- a CDS encoding cellulose-binding domain-containing protein — its product is MARAGWQSDDEISVDELLRETGAMPRSLDASEPHVRVREDDTGAGYRERLEQRAREAAAAQQRAGRRIRWVSALCGGLVVIGSLVIIAVTSESSPGRQVAMAPDPLAPATTSRTVATTAPSPTPVPTVLRQISTSASPTTAAPKTTAATSQTQVAAPPAPVASCTVHYAVTDQWNNGFTAGVAVTNTGNQTIEPWTAGWTFTAGQRVTHSWNGDYSQSGSRVTMKAVSYNLTLAPGATVNIGFNGAFDHGNPTPVGFTLNGASCGTN
- a CDS encoding WD40 repeat domain-containing protein — protein: MAKLSGGPGELRILVGAPDGSWLAGAGYGKFVRVWDAVKWREVARLECGAEETTALAVAPSGNWLAAGGFGKSVQVWDAATWVQILLISKDRGGPISLAAALSGAWLAASAFYGTMYAWRVPSGELFQCPSSIRSMGDLVVAPDGSWIASATQDTTVHLWYMQVEREKELLAGNVRNKPILLAAPDGSWLASVADVGSVQIWDTSIRDIGDEEQLASESAVDGFIAGPDGKWVVGATRGGDVRVWDVAKKRAWFDFAPRIASSGALAVAQNGEWIAVGTTLGSVRILETATCRVVVELFCCDQYGCEVELLTTAVCGRWLAGADTRGKLTVWNVDTWKPEFEVDGYGKGVTALVISPDGTWLAARYTDSILQIWSVKPGFDRMSPVARSSGITSIAGAPDGSWLAGGDVDGNVTVWCTKEGSEVAHFSGGREWIMAMTVASDGSWLAASTSGGLLFLWDTRDWKIRFRASGHAGRVRALAAASHGDWLVSAATDRSLRIWDTGTGRTLAVMRLAVEPLTCFVLPESDVVAGIVLGGRPYVFDYHPG
- a CDS encoding Hsp20/alpha crystallin family protein; protein product: MLMRTDPFRDLDRFAQQVFGAGTWSKPAAMPMDAYRAGDEFVVCFDLPGVDPGAVELDIERNVLTVKAERRPLPTGDDVRMHVSERRLGVFSRQLFLGDTLDTEHITANYDAGVLTVRIPIVEKAKPRRIEVGGAGDRTQLEA
- a CDS encoding nitroreductase family deazaflavin-dependent oxidoreductase, which encodes MTTAQSYRRMVNAGNKIVVGLQRLGVAFGPMQLLTVPGRRTGVPRTFPIAVIPIDGARYIVQAYPKAAWVANVRAAGEVTLTRGRRSSVARLAELPVAERRPVLRRLVESSPPSVGKRFVTTGLADAATPNAVAAAAERIAVFRVERP
- a CDS encoding DUF3156 family protein encodes the protein MDGIDPTGVLRRIQEVVAAARAGTGDQARVLDALSGLRLLREELASWEPELIAAARAAGASWVALAPALGVASRQAAERRYLRLQPSHTGEKTGEARVDAERDRRAGDRAVADWARRNSAILRQLAGRVSALDGLGPAGQASADRLGAALGDDDPATLLPPLAAAQPHLTGAHAGLAEQLGEISAHTDQLRRDAAGNRRSRD
- a CDS encoding DUF6480 family protein, whose translation is MTAEPPDPDPRRTPDLEAGGGVPPGSTPPDSAQTSGLSHPQPMPSKAMPVLWLVLTGVLVLMVAGLVVALAFGWLRGV
- a CDS encoding recombinase family protein; translated protein: MAAEIISDPWSTLDDILGLEVADVADDGIGALAGYGRCSTEDNQDPETSRGWQFGNARKFVEPLGGQIVAEFFDIGQSRSVPWERRTESARLLAELKNPRRGWDAIVVGEGTRCWFGNQFSLIAPKFAAYGVDLWVPELGGKYDARNPSHKMLMSVLGGMSESERQHVQARVRAAMDAQVINEGRHQGGRAPYGYIVVDSGPHPNPRKAAEGFKLRALALDETTADVVRRIFAEYLDGNGDRAIANLLNRDGIPCPSAHRREQNRHRLADGWQGSSVRAILDNPRYTGYAIFGRWTKHETLLDPEDVAAGHVVRFKRAAPDRIVRSRVQAHPAIVSVETFTQAQLLRRSKSAGGLKTARKAERGARKTARSYLLRGLVRCGVCGRKMQGATIRKGSYYRCTSRTMAPGSPKLADHPTTVNLREGVVVEAINGWLHELFHPDNRDRTAAALLGSDGSQANGGPLEAARNRLADAEARLQRYQAAIAAGVEPEALVAPINQAQAERAAAKAQIESVPADSTVSRAEIYARIDALGDVCGTLADATTAGMSRLYRALNLELRYEPKELAVYATTSPGVDSACVRGGT